Proteins encoded together in one Shewanella oneidensis MR-1 window:
- a CDS encoding hemolysin family protein has product MEIFILIGLIVLNGLFAMSEIAIVTARKSRLTALAHAGSSTAKAALKLAEDPTQFLSTVQIGITSIGILNGIFGESILAEPLSLWLQTFGLSPDVTNIFSTVLVVIIVTYVSIVIGELVPKRIGQVSAESIACIMAKPMVFLAIATKPFVWMLSGSTHALMRLMGFSHRLDDNVTQEDIQAMLQEGSSAGVIEHNEHAMVKNVFRLDERTISSLMVPRSDIVFLDLNLPLDANLRTVMQSPHSRFPVCRNNVDDMVGIISAKQLLSESIAGERLELVDLVKNCNFVPNSLSGMELLEHFRTTGSQMVFVVDEYGDLKGLVTLQDMMDALTGEFFQEDVNDQMVIKREDGSLLLDGLIPIFDLKDALGIKQLPNEEDGRYQTLNGFLMYELGKIPQTTDIVEVAGWRLEIMDMDGKRVDKVLAQKLPDAEDSEESIFVDL; this is encoded by the coding sequence ATGGAAATTTTTATTCTTATTGGTTTGATTGTGTTAAATGGCTTATTTGCTATGTCGGAAATCGCCATTGTGACTGCTCGCAAGTCACGGCTAACGGCCCTTGCTCATGCCGGTAGCAGCACTGCTAAAGCCGCACTCAAACTGGCAGAAGATCCAACGCAATTCTTGTCAACTGTGCAAATAGGCATAACATCAATAGGGATCTTAAACGGAATATTTGGTGAATCCATCCTCGCCGAACCTTTGTCACTTTGGCTTCAGACTTTTGGTCTAAGTCCAGATGTGACCAACATCTTTTCAACCGTTCTAGTGGTTATCATTGTCACTTATGTGTCAATTGTCATTGGTGAGTTAGTTCCCAAGCGAATTGGTCAAGTCAGTGCTGAAAGTATTGCCTGTATAATGGCTAAACCAATGGTATTTCTAGCAATAGCAACCAAACCATTTGTATGGATGTTATCCGGTTCAACTCATGCTCTTATGCGTTTAATGGGATTTTCGCATAGACTTGACGACAATGTGACTCAGGAAGATATTCAGGCAATGTTGCAGGAAGGTTCATCTGCTGGGGTGATTGAGCATAATGAACATGCTATGGTTAAAAACGTTTTTCGATTAGATGAACGTACTATTTCTTCATTGATGGTGCCACGGTCTGATATTGTATTTCTTGACTTAAACCTGCCTCTTGATGCAAATCTGCGAACTGTTATGCAGTCTCCTCACTCACGATTTCCTGTTTGTCGTAACAATGTCGATGATATGGTGGGTATTATTTCAGCTAAACAACTCCTTTCAGAGTCTATCGCGGGTGAACGTTTAGAACTGGTGGATCTCGTTAAGAATTGTAACTTTGTACCCAACAGCTTATCTGGAATGGAGCTACTTGAGCATTTTCGTACTACAGGCTCGCAGATGGTGTTTGTTGTTGATGAATATGGTGATTTGAAAGGGCTGGTAACGCTTCAAGATATGATGGATGCACTGACTGGTGAGTTTTTTCAGGAAGATGTGAATGACCAGATGGTGATAAAAAGGGAAGATGGCTCATTATTGCTAGATGGTCTAATCCCTATTTTTGACCTAAAAGACGCTTTAGGTATCAAGCAATTGCCAAATGAAGAGGATGGGCGTTATCAAACGCTAAATGGATTTTTAATGTATGAATTAGGCAAAATACCTCAAACCACAGATATTGTTGAGGTGGCGGGTTGGCGACTCGAGATTATGGATATGGACGGCAAAAGGGTTGATAAAGTTCTTGCTCAAAAGTTACCCGATGCTGAAGATTCAGAAGAGTCTATATTTGTTGATTTATAA
- a CDS encoding IS256-like element ISSod4 family transposase: protein MTQPFNFEQALKDLQSGKSLTGKDSILGPLIKQLTEAALQAELEQHLAHDPQPNRKNGKTPKTIKHPSGNFELDAPRDRNGTFEPQLIKKNQTTLTDEIERKVLSMFSIGMSYRDINQHVEDMYGLNVSNATVSAITDKLIPELKAWQQRPLDSHYPIVWLDAIHYKVKEDGRYVSKAVYTLLALNMKGKKEILGLHLSENEGANYWLSVLTDLNNRGVKDILIACVDGLTGFPEAIASIFPHTETQLCVIHQIRNSMKYVASKNQKAFMADLKPVYRAVSKEAAEMALDELEAKWGDAYPLVINSWRRKWHNLSHYFKYPEHIRKVIYTTNAVEAVHRQFRKLTKTKGAFPNENSLLKLLYAGILNASDKWTMPIHNWSLCLSQLAIYFEGRLDSVLEI, encoded by the coding sequence ATGACCCAACCTTTTAACTTCGAACAAGCCCTTAAAGATCTGCAATCAGGTAAAAGCCTCACAGGTAAAGACAGCATTCTTGGCCCACTGATCAAGCAACTCACTGAAGCCGCTCTCCAGGCTGAGCTTGAGCAGCATTTAGCGCATGATCCTCAGCCTAATCGTAAAAATGGCAAAACCCCTAAGACCATTAAGCATCCGTCCGGTAACTTTGAGTTAGACGCGCCTAGAGACCGCAATGGCACCTTTGAGCCTCAGTTGATTAAGAAAAATCAAACGACACTAACCGATGAAATCGAACGTAAAGTGTTATCGATGTTCAGTATAGGTATGAGCTATCGCGATATTAATCAACATGTTGAAGATATGTATGGGCTCAATGTGTCTAACGCAACAGTCAGTGCTATCACTGACAAACTCATCCCCGAACTTAAAGCGTGGCAACAGCGCCCATTAGATAGCCATTATCCTATCGTTTGGCTTGATGCGATACATTATAAAGTCAAAGAGGATGGGCGTTACGTCAGTAAAGCCGTTTACACATTGTTAGCGCTTAATATGAAAGGAAAAAAGGAAATTTTAGGGCTTCACTTATCCGAAAATGAAGGCGCTAATTACTGGCTATCCGTACTGACCGATCTTAATAATCGTGGTGTAAAAGATATTCTTATCGCCTGTGTTGACGGCTTGACCGGTTTCCCTGAGGCCATAGCCAGTATCTTTCCTCATACGGAAACACAGCTATGCGTTATCCACCAGATCCGTAACTCAATGAAGTATGTCGCCTCAAAAAATCAGAAAGCGTTTATGGCTGATTTAAAGCCTGTGTATCGAGCCGTGAGTAAAGAAGCCGCAGAGATGGCATTGGACGAACTGGAGGCCAAATGGGGTGATGCTTATCCGCTGGTAATCAACTCTTGGCGTCGCAAATGGCATAATTTGTCCCATTATTTTAAGTACCCAGAACATATCAGGAAAGTGATTTACACGACCAATGCGGTTGAGGCTGTACATCGCCAATTTAGAAAGCTCACCAAAACCAAAGGTGCATTTCCTAATGAAAATAGCTTGTTGAAGCTACTTTACGCAGGCATATTAAACGCCTCAGATAAATGGACTATGCCAATCCACAATTGGAGCCTTTGTTTATCTCAGTTAGCGATTTATTTTGAAGGACGTTTAGATAGCGTGCTAGAAATTTAA